A portion of the Homo sapiens chromosome 16, GRCh38.p14 Primary Assembly genome contains these proteins:
- the PRM1 gene encoding sperm protamine P1, with translation MARYRCCRSQSRSRYYRQRQRSRRRRRRSCQTRRRAMRCCRPRYRPRCRRH, from the exons ATGGCCAGGTACAGATGCTGTCGCAGCCAGAGCCGGAGCAGATATTACCGCCAGAGACAAAGAAGTCGCAGACGAAGGAGGCGGAGCTGCCAGACACGGAGGAGAGCCATGA GGTGCTGCCGCCCCAGGTACAGACCGCGATGTAGAAGACACTAA
- the PRM2 gene encoding protamine-2 isoform 1 (isoform 1 is encoded by transcript variant 1), producing MVRYRVRSLSERSHEVYRQQLHGQEQGHHGQEEQGLSPEHVEVYERTHGQSHYRRRHCSRRRLHRIHRRQHRSCRRRKRRSCRHRRRHRRGCRTRKRTCRRH from the exons ATGGTCCGATACCGCGTGAGGAGCCTGAGCGAACGCTCGCACGAGGTGTACAGGCAGCAGTTGCATGGGCAAGAGCAAGGACACCACGGCCAAGAGGAGCAAGGGCTGAGCCCGGAGCACGTCGAGGTCTACGAGAGGACCCATGGCCAGTCTCACTATAGGCGCAGACACTGCTCTCGAAGGAGGCTGCACCGGATCCACAGGCGGCAGCATCGCTCCTGCAGAAGGCGCAAAAGACGCTCCTGCAGGCACCGGAGGAGGCATCGCAGAG GCTGCAGAACCAGGAAGAGAACATGCAGAAGGCACTAA
- the PRM2 gene encoding protamine-2 isoform 2 (isoform 2 is encoded by transcript variant 2), whose translation MVRYRVRSLSERSHEVYRQQLHGQEQGHHGQEEQGLSPEHVEVYERTHGQSHYRRRHCSRRRLHRIHRRQHRSCRRRKRRSCRHRRRHRRESLGDPLNQNFLSQKAAEPGREHAEGTKLPGPLTPSWKLRKSRPKHQVRP comes from the exons ATGGTCCGATACCGCGTGAGGAGCCTGAGCGAACGCTCGCACGAGGTGTACAGGCAGCAGTTGCATGGGCAAGAGCAAGGACACCACGGCCAAGAGGAGCAAGGGCTGAGCCCGGAGCACGTCGAGGTCTACGAGAGGACCCATGGCCAGTCTCACTATAGGCGCAGACACTGCTCTCGAAGGAGGCTGCACCGGATCCACAGGCGGCAGCATCGCTCCTGCAGAAGGCGCAAAAGACGCTCCTGCAGGCACCGGAGGAGGCATCGCAGAG AGTCCCTAGGTGACCCCCTCAACCAGAACTTTCTTTCCCAAAAGGCTGCAGAACCAGGAAGAGAACATGCAGAAGGCACTAAGCTTCCTGGGCCCCTCACCCCCAgctggaaattaagaaaaagtcgCCCGAAACACCAAGTGAGGCCATAG
- the PRM2 gene encoding protamine-2 isoform 4 (isoform 4 is encoded by transcript variant 4), producing MVRYRVRSLSERSHEVYRQQLHGQEQGHHGQEEQGLSPEHVEVYERTHGQSHYRRRHCSRRRLHRIHRRQHRSCRRRKRRSCRHRRRHRREPGREHAEGTKLPGPLTPSWKLRKSRPKHQVRP from the exons ATGGTCCGATACCGCGTGAGGAGCCTGAGCGAACGCTCGCACGAGGTGTACAGGCAGCAGTTGCATGGGCAAGAGCAAGGACACCACGGCCAAGAGGAGCAAGGGCTGAGCCCGGAGCACGTCGAGGTCTACGAGAGGACCCATGGCCAGTCTCACTATAGGCGCAGACACTGCTCTCGAAGGAGGCTGCACCGGATCCACAGGCGGCAGCATCGCTCCTGCAGAAGGCGCAAAAGACGCTCCTGCAGGCACCGGAGGAGGCATCGCAGAG AACCAGGAAGAGAACATGCAGAAGGCACTAAGCTTCCTGGGCCCCTCACCCCCAgctggaaattaagaaaaagtcgCCCGAAACACCAAGTGAGGCCATAG
- the PRM2 gene encoding protamine-2 isoform 3 (isoform 3 is encoded by transcript variant 3), with amino-acid sequence MVRYRVRSLSERSHEVYRQQLHGQEQGHHGQEEQGLSPEHVEVYERTHGQSHYRRRHCSRRRLHRIHRRQHRSCRRH; translated from the exons ATGGTCCGATACCGCGTGAGGAGCCTGAGCGAACGCTCGCACGAGGTGTACAGGCAGCAGTTGCATGGGCAAGAGCAAGGACACCACGGCCAAGAGGAGCAAGGGCTGAGCCCGGAGCACGTCGAGGTCTACGAGAGGACCCATGGCCAGTCTCACTATAGGCGCAGACACTGCTCTCGAAGGAGGCTGCACCGGATCCACAGGCGGCAGCATCGCTCCTGCAGAAG GCACTAA
- the PRM3 gene encoding protamine-3, with translation MGSRCAKLNTGQSPGHSPGHSTGHGRGHESSMKKLMACVSQDNFSLSSAGEEEEEEEEEGEEEEKEELPVQGKLLLLEPERQEEGHKDNAEAQQSPEPKRTPS, from the coding sequence ATGGGTTCCCGCTGTGCCAAGCTCAACACAGGCCAGAGCCCAGGCCACAGCCCAGGCCACAGCACGGGCCATGGCCGGGGCCACGAATCCTCCATGAAAAAGCTCATGGCCTGTGTGAGTCAGGATAACTTCTCCTTGTCATCAGCGGgcgaggaagaggaggaagaggaggaggagggggaagaggaggagaaagaagagctgCCGGTGCAGGgcaagctgctgctgctggagccTGAGCGGCAGGAGGAGGGCCACAAGGACAACGCCGAGGCCCAGCAGAGCCCCGAGCCCAAGCGGACACCCTCCTGA
- the PRM2 gene encoding protamine-2 isoform 5 (isoform 5 is encoded by transcript variant 5) yields MVRYRVRSLSERSHEVYRQQLHGQEQGHHGQEEQGLSPEHVEVYERTHGQSHYRRRHCSRRRLHRIHRRQHRSCRRRKRRSCRHRRRHRRGLPAPPPCPACP; encoded by the coding sequence ATGGTCCGATACCGCGTGAGGAGCCTGAGCGAACGCTCGCACGAGGTGTACAGGCAGCAGTTGCATGGGCAAGAGCAAGGACACCACGGCCAAGAGGAGCAAGGGCTGAGCCCGGAGCACGTCGAGGTCTACGAGAGGACCCATGGCCAGTCTCACTATAGGCGCAGACACTGCTCTCGAAGGAGGCTGCACCGGATCCACAGGCGGCAGCATCGCTCCTGCAGAAGGCGCAAAAGACGCTCCTGCAGGCACCGGAGGAGGCATCGCAGAGGTCTGCCTGCGCCCCCGCCTTGCCCTGCATGTCCCTGA